From a single Microbacterium murale genomic region:
- a CDS encoding aminoglycoside phosphotransferase family protein: MKMHPDQLHVDEQIVRELIAEQFPQWRSESVRHVAGAGTVNAIYRIGENFAVRFPLNPGEPEVLSEALVKEAEAMDELAAACPVPTPVHVAHGRPGHGYPMPWSVQSWLPGSVATPDGLAHSSHFAKDLVVLIRALREADTSGRHFAGTGRGGDLRDSDGWMETCFQESTGLLPVDELRAMWERFRLLPDSGPDRMTHGDLIPGNLLVAGERLSGVLDGGGFSPADPALDLVAGWHMLDRDGRSVLREGLGVGTTEWWRGAAWAFQQAMGLVWYYRDSNPDMSALGRSTLARILSDPELSSEDRRPTHSS; encoded by the coding sequence ATGAAGATGCACCCCGACCAGCTCCACGTCGATGAACAGATCGTTCGTGAGCTGATCGCCGAACAGTTCCCCCAGTGGCGCAGCGAGTCCGTACGTCATGTCGCAGGAGCCGGCACCGTCAACGCGATCTACAGAATCGGCGAGAACTTCGCTGTCCGCTTCCCCCTGAACCCCGGAGAGCCGGAAGTACTCTCAGAGGCACTCGTCAAGGAAGCCGAGGCGATGGACGAACTCGCCGCGGCGTGTCCGGTGCCCACACCGGTGCATGTCGCCCACGGCCGGCCAGGGCACGGGTATCCGATGCCGTGGTCGGTTCAGTCCTGGCTACCCGGCAGCGTCGCCACGCCCGATGGCCTCGCGCACTCCTCGCACTTCGCGAAAGATCTGGTCGTGCTCATACGTGCACTCCGTGAGGCCGACACCAGCGGGCGCCACTTCGCCGGCACCGGTCGAGGAGGCGATTTGCGTGACTCCGACGGCTGGATGGAGACATGCTTTCAAGAAAGCACAGGACTGCTCCCAGTAGATGAACTTCGTGCCATGTGGGAACGATTTCGCCTTCTGCCCGATTCGGGGCCGGACAGAATGACGCACGGTGACCTGATTCCCGGAAACCTGCTCGTGGCCGGAGAGCGGCTGTCAGGCGTCCTCGACGGCGGCGGGTTCTCGCCCGCCGACCCTGCGCTTGACCTAGTGGCCGGGTGGCACATGCTGGACCGTGACGGGCGCAGTGTGCTTCGCGAAGGCCTGGGTGTCGGCACGACCGAATGGTGGCGCGGTGCCGCGTGGGCCTTCCAGCAAGCGATGGGGCTCGTCTGGTACTACCGCGACTCGAACCCTGACATGAGTGCGCTCGGGCGCAGCACGCTTGCTCGCATCTTGTCTGATCCCGAGCTCAGCTCTGAAGATCGAAGACCCACTCATTCATCATGA